A single window of Nicotiana sylvestris chromosome 3, ASM39365v2, whole genome shotgun sequence DNA harbors:
- the LOC104236880 gene encoding 3beta,22alpha-dihydroxysteroid 3-dehydrogenase produces the protein MDFIIYLFLSFSISLITFLLLRAAAAAHFRRRKTRLPPGTLGLPFIGETLQLISAYKTENPEPFIDDRVSKYGNIFTTHIFGEPTVFSTDAETNRFILQNEGRLFESSYPSSLQNLLGKHSLLLMRGSLHKRMHSLTMSFANSSILKDHLLADIDRLVRLNLDSWTGRVFLMEEAKKITFNLTVKQLMSLDPCEWTEKLMKEYMLVIEGFFTIPLPFFSSTYRKAIQARRKVAEALGLVVKERRKERGGGERLKNDMLEALFEGDGVEGFSDEVIVDFMLALLVAGYETTSTIMTLAVKFLTETPHALSLLKEEHEEIRLRKGDVESLLWEDYKSMPFTQCVVNETLRVGNIISGVFRRTMTDINIKGYTIPKGWKVFACFRAVHLDHEHFKDARTFDPWRWQSNAGSTSSPNVFTPFGGGPRRCPGYELARVELSVFLHHLVTRHSWVPAEPDKLVFFPTTRMQKRYPIIVQRRSLFDPCKE, from the exons ATGGACTTCATTATCTATCTTTTCCTCTCTTTCTCCATCTCCCTTATCACCTTTCTTCTCCTCCGGGCAGCGGCGGCCGCCCATTTTCGCCGCCGTAAAACCCGTCTCCCTCCGGGAACACTCGGCCTCCCTTTTATCGGAGAAACCCTCCAGCTAATCTCCGCCTACAAAACCGAAAACCCTGAACCGTTCATCGATGACCGGGTTTCTAAATACGGCAATATTTTCACCACCCATATATTTGGTGAACCGACGGTTTTCTCGACTGACGCGGAGACGAACCGGTTCATTTTGCAGAACGAAGGCCGGCTCTTCGAATCTAGTTATCCGAGTTCCTTACAGAATTTGCTAGGGAAGCATTCGCTGTTGCTCATGAGAGGCAGTCTTCACAAAAGAATGCATTCTTTGACCATGAGTTTTGCTAATTCTTCTATTCTTAAGGACCATTTGTTGGCCGATATAGACCGGTTGGTTAGGCTTAATTTGGATTCCTGGACCGGTCGTGTCTTCCTCATGGAGGAGGCCAAGAAG ATAACGTTTAATCTAACAGTGAAGCAACTGATGAGTTTAGATCCATGCGAGTGGACAGAGAAGCTGATGAAAGAGTACATGCTTGTGATTGAAGGATTCTTCACCATTCCTTTGCCCTTCTTCTCTTCTACCTACCGCAAGGCCATTCAA GCGAGAAGGAAGGTGGCGGAGGCGTTGGGATTAGTGGTAAAAGAGAGGAGGAAAGAGAGAGGAGGAGGAGAGAGATTAAAGAATGATATGTTGGAGGCCTTGTTTGAAGGGGACGGCGTCGAAGGATTTTCAGATGAGGTAATTGTGGATTTTATGCTGGCTTTGCTTGTCGCTGGCTATGAAACTACGTCTACTATTATGACCCTTGCTGTCAAATTCCTCACTGAGACACCCCATGCTCTTTCCCTCCTCAAG GAGGAGCACGAAGAGATCAGGTTAAGAAAAGGTGATGTTGAGTCTCTACTGTGGGAAGACTACAAGTCCATGCCCTTCACTCAATGT GTTGTTAATGAAACTCTACGAGTAGGTAACATAATTAGCGGAGTATTCAGGAGAACTATGACCGATATCAATATCAAAG GTTATACTATTCCAAAAGGTTGGAAGGTTTTTGCTTGTTTCCGAGCTGTTCATCTAGATCATGAACATTTCAAAGATGCCCGTACATTCGATCCGTGGAGGTGGCAG AGCAATGCAGGATCAACGAGCTCACCTAATGTATTCACTCCATTTGGCGGAGGACCACGGCGTTGCCCTGGCTATGAGCTTGCTAGAGTAGAGCTCAGTGTTTTCCTTCACCACTTAGTGACTCGTCATAG TTGGGTACCGGCTGAACCAGATAAATTAGTTTTCTTCCCGACGACAAGGATGCAGAAGCGATATCCAATTATCGTCCAACGTCGAAGCTTGTTTGACCCATGTAAAGAATGA